TCTTATGAAGGCGGATATAATGGAACCGATTTGAACGCCTTTACAAACCCATACCCAAAGACTTTTAACCTATTAGAATCTGATCCTTCTAAAAACAACACTACTTTTAGTTTACTAAAAAACAAGAGTAATAAAGACTTAATTGTATTTAAATTGACAGGAGGTATTGACGAATCTATTTTTATACCTAAAGATAAAAACAGGTATTTAAATATAAAAGAGGGGGATTCTGTTTTATTTTATACAGGACAGTATTTCTTACCAACTCGTTTTTCCCATTTCACCTATACTCCTGGACTCTCTAAATTATATGTCATTACTACGTTAAATGACACTGATTCTAATGAAATTAATATTTTACCATACACCGTAAAGATTGAATTCAATAAAAATTTCAGTACTAATAAAACAACATTAGATACAACCATAATAGATCATATCGAAACAAATAAAATACATTTCAATCCCTTAAACATTGATAGTATTTATACAAAATGGTACCGAAAAAAGTACAACTAACGTTTATCTTAAACCTGTTTTACTATCATCTTTAAACGTTTTCTGCTTGGTTTTTTCACTATCTGGTAATAAAGCTGACAATGCATAGACAATATGTTTAATAGACTTATAATCGTTGCGTTCTAAGGCTTCATCTCCGTCCTTGATAAGTTTTTTTGCTTTCCTTGTATCCTTAAATTCTGAACTATATTTTATAGCTAAATAATAACCAATAAAATTCTCGTCACTGGACTGTATTATCGAATTATAAAACATATCCAATTCCTTTATTTTAGCTCTAATCAAATATTTATCACCCGAATTAATAACTTCTTTTTCGTTGGTAATTATTTTAAGATATTTAGGTCTATACGATTGGTTTTCTTCCTTATTGACCTCCCATTCGACACTTTCTTTAGAGTTGTTATATTCCTCAATCTCTAAAGCAATCACCTTATTTCTTGTTAAGGAATCAAACTCCTGTATAAGCTTTCGTTTAATGTCATCTAATTGATATTTTTTATCGGACACATCGTCCTCATCAATTAAGGTTGTTTCAATCTGGATTTCAATCAAACCAATTCGTAATTGTTCTAATTTACTAGAATACTCAAAATTTTCGTAAGCGACTTGCTCTTTAATTAAATGTTCAACATCAGACAGTACAGCATTAATTTCCATATTAATTTTACCAATACTTATTGTACGTTCTGACTCACTAAACACATTTTTAAATTCTTGATCACAAGCTTGTAAATACACATTAATTTTCAAATCTCTAGATTCTGTAATCTCCAATTCAATCTCTATATCTGTACCTTTAATTAAGTCCTCTTCCAGGTCTTTACCCGTAAACTCAATATACCCAATACTTAAACCAGAACTAGGCAACCCTTTAGATTGACCTTCCACAATATTAATAATCAAATTGGCATCAGATCCTTTAAGTATCGATTTAGATGCCGTTTTATAAATTTTCTTCTTTAAAGGTAAAATACTTCCTTTTCTAAAAATTTGTTCTAAACGTGTTGCAGAAGCCTCAATATCGTCAATTTCCATACAAATATCAATAGGCAATGGTTGTCCTAAAACATTATAACTTCCTTGATTAATTGCGACTGTATTTATTGACTTTAAAGGATTTAAATCCGTGTCTAAAACCTGAATTTTAAATCTATTTAATTGCCCTTTTAATAACGGAACAAACTCAGAAAACCCATTATTTTCAATCGTTTTGATTCCAGAATCATAACCACCATCCGTTCTTGTGATTCTATATTTTAAATTATTACCGTCTACCTTACAAGTAATTAACTCTTCTAAATCTCTTGTATTCTGCTCATAAAAAATCTGAGTATCAATAGGACTTACGTCTTCTTTTTGTACGACACTTGTTTCTTCTACTGATGTCGGTTTAGATCCTGCAAAGTAAGCAGCACCATCTACGACAGCTGACGTTGGGTCGATACTAGAATCTACTAAAATTCCTGTCTCCTCTTTTATTCTCTCTTTAATTAAGGGCACATAAGTACTACCTCCAATTAAAATTAAACGTTCTATTTGAGAATTAATTAATTGATTTTGAGAAATCACTTTTTTTATAAACGTAATGGTTTGTTCTACTTTAGATGAAATCACAGCTTCAAACTGTCCTCTAGTAATCACTATTTGATCAAATAAGTTGGTATCCTCAAAATCTATATCGATTTCAATTTCTGTTTCAGGATATATTGATAATTCTTTTTTAGCTTCTTCTGCTTTTTTAAGCAGTTCAAAATACAGTCCTTTATATTGGCTTGACTTCGCTTTAATATCTTTCCAAAGGTTAGTAATATTAGCTTTCGCTTCAATTTGAGGTACTATAATTTTTTCAACAATAAGATTATCAAAATCTGCACCCCCTAAAAAATTATCTCCTTCGTTATCTATAACCTTTAACTCTCTATCATTAACTTCTACTAAAGCAACATCAAACGTCCCTCCCCCAAAATCGTATACAATCCAATTTTTAGAAGATTCGATATCCAAATTTGATTGATTTGCAAATGCTAGGCACGCCGCGATAGGTTCTTGTAATAAAACAACCTCTTTAAAACCGGCTAAATACCCCGCTTTTTTTGTTGCGTTAGATTGAATCGTATCAAAAGACGCAGGTATTGTAATAACTGCGGCATTTAATTGATCACTATCGGAGACAAAATTCTTCAATTCTTTTAAAATTAAAGACGATAATTCTATTGGTGACACTTCTCTATCAATTGATGGTATAAAATAGGTCTCTTGAGTCCCCATTTTACGTTTAAATAGCATACACACGTTTTCTGCATCCTTTTCTAAATAATCCAAGGCCTTGTCTCCAATAATCGTTCTGCTACCTCTAAAAGCAACACAGGATGGTAAGGTTTGTTTTAATCCCAATGGATTATTATATATTTTGACAGTACCATTATTATAATGGGCAATTAAGCTATTGGTCGTTCCTAAATCTATTGCAATATTAATGGTCTTCATGAGGTCTTATTCTACAATTACAATTCCTTTTTGTACTAAAGTATTCTCCTCATTTGTCTTTTTATAGACAATCGGTTTTAATACTTTAACAATTTTCATCTTACTTTTAAAATCACCAGTAATATTAGCTTCAACATCGGTCATTTCATTTCTATACGTTTGTCCCAAAGGATTGATAATATGAAAACCTAAAGCTTCAAATTCATGATTAATTCTATCAATATTTCTATTGAAAAGCGTTAAATCTTCTTTATTACTTTTAAGCTGAATAGAAAAAACTTGATTGATTATTTCTAACATTTTTAGATGAATTAAATGAACGTGTAAGATACAATTAATTGGAAATTAAACCACTTCAGCAACCACAAAAGTACTCCCGCCAATATAAATCACATCGTCATCCGAAGCTAATTTTAATGCGTACAGATAAGCTTCATTAACTGAAGCATAAGCATCACCAAGAAACCCATTAGCTAGAAACACCTCTTTTAAAAGTCTCGCATCCAAACCTCTAGGTACATCTGGTTTACAGAAGTAATACGTTGCTTGTTTAGGTAATAATGGTAAAATAGACACTAAGTCTTTATCATTTACAACTCCAAAAACAATGTGGAGTTTCTGATACGGTTCCTTTAACAATTGTTGAATTGTTACCGTTAAACCTTCTGTATTGTGAGCAGTATCACAGATTACTTTTGGAGTTGTTTTCAAAATTTGCCAACGTCCTTTTAAGCCTGTATTTATAATAGAATGCAGTAATCCGTTTTTAATATCTTGATTAGAAATTTTGAATCCTTTATCCTGAAGTATTTTGATACTCTCTAAAACGCCTTGTATATTTTTAGACTGATAACTTCCTTTTAAATCTGTTAAAAATGTATCGTGTTTAATGTGATCTGCAAATACAATTTTACTGTTATTTTTTTCCGCTACAGCGTTAAAAACAGGTTTAGTCTCTACTTGTGTCTCACTAATTACAACAGGAATTAAAGGTTTTATAATACCCGCTTTTTCTGAAGCTATTAATGCTAGAGTATTCCCTAAAAATTGAATATGATCCAAACCAATATTAGTTATTAAAGACACCTCAGGCGTAATAATATTAGTAGAATCTAATCGACCGCCTAGTCCCACCTCTATAATAGCAATATCAACTTTCTGTTTTGAAAAATAATCAAAAGCCATACCAACTGTCATTTCAAAAAAGGACAATTTATGCGACTCTAAAAAAGTTTTATTACGTTTTATAAAACCAATAACAAATGCCTTACTAACTTCTTTGCCGTTAATTTTAATACGTTCTCTAAAATCTTTTAAATGTGGCGACGTGTATAAGCCTACTTTATATCCCGCCTCTTGAAGTATAGAGGCTAGCATATGACTACTAGACCCTTTTCCATTAGTTCCAGCAACATGTACAGACTTAAATTTGTATTGTGGGTTTTTAAGATGCTTAGCTAATGTTATAGTATTAGTTAAATCTTTTTTAAATGCAGTTTGACCTTGTTTTTGATACATTGGAAGTTGAGAAAACATCCAATTGACCGTGTCTAAATAAGTCATAATAATTTATTGACCTAATTTAAAATTGATACTTACGTATCCAACTTGAGGGTCTGGCGCCTTAGGATCTGCTTTCCATTTGTGTGTCAATGCCATTTTTCGTGCCGGTTCTAACAAACAGGCTGCTGTATTTTTAGTTCCTTTAACTCCAGGCTCTGCTTTTACCACTTTACCGGAACGGTCAACTTCAATTCTAACGACAACTAAACCTGATTCGTTACACTCTTGTACTATTTTTCTATAGTCTGGTTTCCCTCTACCATTTAAACCATAACCAACACCATCTCCGTTTCCTTGACCTGATCCATCTCCAAATTGACTTGTCCCATAAGAGTTACCCGAACCTGAACCATTGCCAGGCCCATTACCTGGTCCGTTACTATTTGAGTCGGATGCGCTATCAGAATTACTAATACCATTAATTAAAGCATCATTAGCTTTTCTAATATCATCTTGTCTCTTTTTCTCGGCTGCTTCTGCAGCAGCTTTAGCAGCTGCCTTTGCTGCTTTTTCAGCCTTTTCTTGTGCTAATTTATCGGCCTTAGCCTTTTCTTTAGCATCATTTTCTTTTTTAGCCTGCTCTTGTTGTTTCTTAATTAAAACAGCCGCTTCATCTTCTTGAGTTATAACATTTTCTTGAGAGGTTGGCGTAGCCGCAGCTTCTTGTTGTTCTTCTTGAGGTTCAGTTTCTTCTGGTTGAGTTTCAGTTGGGGGTGCTGCCGCTTGCGCTGGTGCACCTCCTCCTCCTCCAGAAGAACCTCCAAAGTTAATGGCTACACCAAATTCTTCTGGTGGATCCGTATAATTTTGACCAACCACAAATAATAGCAATATTAATATCAGCATAATTAATGCTGTTATTTTTGCCGAGTTTTTTTCGTGTTTGGTTTTTAAATATTTCATCTTATTGTGCTTTTACTGCCAATGTCGATTTAATCTTGTTTCTGTTAGCAATATCCATTATAAAAACAACATGTTGCATTTCTACCGTTTCATCCGATCTAATAGTAATTGTTGGTGATTCTACATTACCAACTTTTGCTATTACCTCTGCTTCCAATTGCGCTTTTGATACTTGCTTCATATCTACATAATAATTGACATCTTTGTCAACACTTACAGATACATTTTTAGTCTGAGTTGTCTTACTTGTAGATTTAGGTAATAATAAATCTATAGCCTCTGCAGACACCAACGTTGATGCAATCATAAAAAAGATAAGCAACAGGAACACAATGTCCGTCATAGACGACATGTTAAATTCTGGTGATACTTTATTTCTTCCTCTTAATCGCATATTAGCTAGGTTCGTTTAATAAGTCTAAAAACTCTAAAGAATGTGCTTCCATTTGGTACACTACTTTATCTGTTTTTACAACTAAATGATTGTAGGCTATATAAGCGACGATACCAACAATTAAACCTCCAACAGTAGTTGTCATTGCCGTATATAATCCATCTGCCAATGTTTTTATGTCTATTGACCCTCCTGAATTTGCAATCTCAAAGATAGATAGTATCATTCCAATAACGGTTCCAAGGAAACCAATCATTGGTGCTGCTCCAGATATAGTTGCTAAAACACTTACGTTTTTTTCTAAACTATAAATTTCTAATCGTCCTGCGTTTTCAATAGCTGTATTAATATCATCTAAAGGTTTACCAATTCGGGAAACGCCTTTACTTATTAGTCTAGATACTGGAGAATCTACAGTAGTACATAAGTTTTGAGCGGACTCAATCTTACCATTACTAACATAGTCTTTTATTTGATTCATAAAATTTGAATCAATTTTCGAAGCCTCTTTTATTGCAAATATGCGTTCAAAATAAATATAAACAGCCATTATTAATAATACAAAAAGTAATGCTATTATTATTATTCCTGCTGTACCACCTGTGGTAACTAGTTCAATTATTGATAATGTTTTCTCAACTGGCTCTCCTTCTAATAAAGGATCTACCGCTTGAGCAGTCTCTTGAATTAATGTACTTATCATAGTATAAAATTAGATACGTTTATAACGTTGCTTTTTTGTTTTCAGTATATATTAAAATAAAGTTCTTGTCCAAAAGAATACTAATGTCCCAGCTAAAAACCCTACTAAAGCTAACCATGATATTTTTTTGAAATACCAGAAGAAATCAATTTTTTCCATTCCCATAGCAACAACACCTGCAGCAGAACCGATAATTAACATACTTCCTCCTGTTCCTGCAGAATACGCGATAAAGTGCCAAAGCTCGTTATCCAATGGTTCTGAGAACATCCCTAAACTAGCTGCGACCAATGGTACATTATCAATAACGGCAGAGCCAATACCTAGTAAAATAATAACTAAATCAGAGACCCCTTCATGATGTAATTCTGTTCCCATCATTG
This portion of the Olleya sp. Bg11-27 genome encodes:
- a CDS encoding MotA/TolQ/ExbB proton channel family protein, translating into MISTLIQETAQAVDPLLEGEPVEKTLSIIELVTTGGTAGIIIIALLFVLLIMAVYIYFERIFAIKEASKIDSNFMNQIKDYVSNGKIESAQNLCTTVDSPVSRLISKGVSRIGKPLDDINTAIENAGRLEIYSLEKNVSVLATISGAAPMIGFLGTVIGMILSIFEIANSGGSIDIKTLADGLYTAMTTTVGGLIVGIVAYIAYNHLVVKTDKVVYQMEAHSLEFLDLLNEPS
- a CDS encoding bifunctional folylpolyglutamate synthase/dihydrofolate synthase, whose product is MTYLDTVNWMFSQLPMYQKQGQTAFKKDLTNTITLAKHLKNPQYKFKSVHVAGTNGKGSSSHMLASILQEAGYKVGLYTSPHLKDFRERIKINGKEVSKAFVIGFIKRNKTFLESHKLSFFEMTVGMAFDYFSKQKVDIAIIEVGLGGRLDSTNIITPEVSLITNIGLDHIQFLGNTLALIASEKAGIIKPLIPVVISETQVETKPVFNAVAEKNNSKIVFADHIKHDTFLTDLKGSYQSKNIQGVLESIKILQDKGFKISNQDIKNGLLHSIINTGLKGRWQILKTTPKVICDTAHNTEGLTVTIQQLLKEPYQKLHIVFGVVNDKDLVSILPLLPKQATYYFCKPDVPRGLDARLLKEVFLANGFLGDAYASVNEAYLYALKLASDDDVIYIGGSTFVVAEVV
- a CDS encoding Hsp70 family protein: MKTINIAIDLGTTNSLIAHYNNGTVKIYNNPLGLKQTLPSCVAFRGSRTIIGDKALDYLEKDAENVCMLFKRKMGTQETYFIPSIDREVSPIELSSLILKELKNFVSDSDQLNAAVITIPASFDTIQSNATKKAGYLAGFKEVVLLQEPIAACLAFANQSNLDIESSKNWIVYDFGGGTFDVALVEVNDRELKVIDNEGDNFLGGADFDNLIVEKIIVPQIEAKANITNLWKDIKAKSSQYKGLYFELLKKAEEAKKELSIYPETEIEIDIDFEDTNLFDQIVITRGQFEAVISSKVEQTITFIKKVISQNQLINSQIERLILIGGSTYVPLIKERIKEETGILVDSSIDPTSAVVDGAAYFAGSKPTSVEETSVVQKEDVSPIDTQIFYEQNTRDLEELITCKVDGNNLKYRITRTDGGYDSGIKTIENNGFSEFVPLLKGQLNRFKIQVLDTDLNPLKSINTVAINQGSYNVLGQPLPIDICMEIDDIEASATRLEQIFRKGSILPLKKKIYKTASKSILKGSDANLIINIVEGQSKGLPSSGLSIGYIEFTGKDLEEDLIKGTDIEIELEITESRDLKINVYLQACDQEFKNVFSESERTISIGKINMEINAVLSDVEHLIKEQVAYENFEYSSKLEQLRIGLIEIQIETTLIDEDDVSDKKYQLDDIKRKLIQEFDSLTRNKVIALEIEEYNNSKESVEWEVNKEENQSYRPKYLKIITNEKEVINSGDKYLIRAKIKELDMFYNSIIQSSDENFIGYYLAIKYSSEFKDTRKAKKLIKDGDEALERNDYKSIKHIVYALSALLPDSEKTKQKTFKDDSKTGLR
- a CDS encoding energy transducer TonB, which encodes MKYLKTKHEKNSAKITALIMLILILLLFVVGQNYTDPPEEFGVAINFGGSSGGGGGAPAQAAAPPTETQPEETEPQEEQQEAAATPTSQENVITQEDEAAVLIKKQQEQAKKENDAKEKAKADKLAQEKAEKAAKAAAKAAAEAAEKKRQDDIRKANDALINGISNSDSASDSNSNGPGNGPGNGSGSGNSYGTSQFGDGSGQGNGDGVGYGLNGRGKPDYRKIVQECNESGLVVVRIEVDRSGKVVKAEPGVKGTKNTAACLLEPARKMALTHKWKADPKAPDPQVGYVSINFKLGQ
- a CDS encoding ExbD/TolR family protein; amino-acid sequence: MRLRGRNKVSPEFNMSSMTDIVFLLLIFFMIASTLVSAEAIDLLLPKSTSKTTQTKNVSVSVDKDVNYYVDMKQVSKAQLEAEVIAKVGNVESPTITIRSDETVEMQHVVFIMDIANRNKIKSTLAVKAQ